The segment CCGCGCCGATCCGAGCTCTCTTCCTCGGCGGCGGAAGTGCCACTGGAGCCGTGCAGCACCTTGGACTCGACCGACTTGCTGCCGCTGTTTCCATGCGTCCCCGAGCTGCCGGTGTCGCCGCCGGAGCTCTTGCCCTTGCCCTTGCCCTTGGAGCCTTTGTCCTGGCTGCCGTGCGAGCCCGACGTGTGCGAGCTGCCGTGGGAATCCTGCGCCGAGGCCGGGGCGATCGGCGACCATGCCGCGTGTGGTGCCGCGAGAGCGGCGAGCAGGGTCAGTCCGGCCAGGCCGACGATGAGTTTCTTGCGTTGAACCACGTATTGCGTGTTCATGTCGTTCTCCTGATGCATGGGGGTGAAAGCCGTGGCCTGCGCCCGAGCCACGGTGAAACGCCAGGTCGTGAGCGGGCGCATGCCCTGGCCATCGGCGCTCACGGGGTTGCTGCCTGTCCGTCGATCAAAAGCGCACGCCTATCCCGATGCGTGCGAGGTACTGCCAATGGATGAAGCGCAGCTGGTCCGCCTGGGCCTGTGCGGTGGTGAAGGCGATGGCGTCATAGCGGGTCGCCGCGTAATCCAGGCGCACGAAGGCGGCCTTCCACAACGGCGCCTCGATGCCGATGCCGAACCGGTCGCCCCTGCGGGTGTCGTTGCGGTCCACCCACGCGCTGCTGTTCTCGCCCTTGACGTAGGTGGTGTGGAAGCGGCCGCGTACCCGGCCGGCACGCAGGTAGACGAGGGCACCGCGGTCGGTGGCATAGCCCAACCGGAGCGAGGCGCCGTAGCTGGCGCGCCCCTCGATGGAAAAGTCGCGTCCCCCTGGCTGCTTCTCGTGGTACCAGCCCGAGTCGCTCGCGTCGCCCTCGACTTCCACGCCCGCGTACATCGGTCCGAAGGCGTGCCCGTAACCCGCGAACGCGCCGAAGTCCATGCCGCGGCCGCCGAAGTCGGTGCGCAGGTTCGTTACGGGCGGAATCTCCGCCTGTCGCTGCACGGCGTCGAGCGTGCTTCCGAAGCGGTTGTCGCCGCCCTGGGCGCCGGCATAGAAGCCATCGAGCGTGTGTTCCATGCCGGCTTCCCGTGGCACGGCCGTCAGGCGCCAGCCCAGTCCGAACTGGAACTGTCCGGAGCTGTCCGCGAACCGGTCGCTGCCGCTTTCGTTGGCGACGTCGTAGCCACGGTAATGCGCCACGTCGTAGCGTGCCCGCGCGAACAGGTGGCGCGTCAGCGGGACGTCGATCCCCGCGCCGTAGGTGTTGCTCCAGCGCGTGTCGGATTGCGACGAGGCGGTTCCGTCCTCGACGGCATATGCGCTGTCGAAGCGCGTTCGCGTGCGGCCGGCGCTGGCGAACAGCAGGGCGTTTCCCGGCAGTATCGGACCAGCCAGCAGGGAAACGCTCGTATCGCGTCGCTGTTCGGTGGAGAAGATGCGGCTCGACGGGGTTTTCTCATGGGCCCAGTCGATCCTCGACGGAGCGATCATCGCCTCGGCGCCGAGATACCACCGGTCAAGCGAGAGTCCGTAGCCGACGAACACGGATCGCAGGTAGCCGCTGCCCGCGAAGTCGCCGCGGTAGGTGCCGTGCTCGCCGCGCGTCCCGGTGACCCGCGTATCGACGTTGCCGTAGCCGACGGCTGCGCCGAGATAGAGGTCGTGGGCGACGGCCGACCCTTCGGTCGTCGCAGCCGGCGCCCCATCGCTCGCGAAGGCACGCGCCCCGCCGTCCATGCGCACGCCGAGATAGATCGCGTTCCGGTAGTAGGACGCGTCCGGAATGTTCGAGTGGCGCTGCAGCAGTTGATAGCTTGCATCGATCTGCCAGTACCGGTGCAGCCGGTAGCTCAGGCCGAAGCTGCCGTCGTACAGATCGTCCCGCCGTCCCAGGCCGCGGAACTCGCTTCGCGTGACGTCGACGCCGGCATGTGCGGAGAAGCGATCGCCGATGTCGCGGCTGATGTGCAGGCCGACGTTGGTGTCGAGGTAACCGGAGGCACCGGGAAGGGTGGTTTCCTGCGCCGAGCGGTCGACGGATGCATCCAGCGTCGTTTGTGGCGACATCTTCCACAGCACGCGGGCACCGACCGTCGGCGCGGTGATCCTGGAAAGCCGGGGATCGGCATATCGCTGCGAGAGCCAGCCTGCGTAGAGCTCCCCGCGGACGCTGCGCGTGTCCCGGGTCGCCACGCCGATCACCCAGCTGTCGCCCCGGGAGTCGCGTCGATAGCCGTAATCGTCGATCTTACGCAGGTAGTTCCGCTCGTCGTAGGTACCCTGCACAAACAGATCGAGGTGTTGCGAGATGCCATAGCCGAGGCGCAGACCGACACCGACCACGTTGCGGCTCCGGTCGGTGTTGTCGATCGCCTCGCCGGCCGCGCTGGTGACATTGTTGAAGATCAGGTGATCCAGCGTGGTGCCGACGGTCAGCGACACCGGGGACCAGCGTTGCGTCAGCCCGATATGCGCACTGGCGTCGGTAAACACGGTGGGCCGTTTGCCCAGTACGTCGTCCGGCGACGTGCGGTCCTCGTGGGCTCGGCTGTAGCCCAGCCCCCCGAAAATGTCCCCGTACGCATCGACGCGCTGCCTGCCGGTCGCGTCGATCTGGTAGTCGGTGCTGTTTTCGCTGGGGTAGTGGTGATAGCGCGTTTCGGTACCGCTCGCGGTCAGCGTGAGGCTTCGGCCTTCCCCCTGCTTTTGCACGCGCAATGACGGGGAGACCGAAAACAGTTCGTCGCCACGTGGCTGGTTGGGCGTCGCATAGACGTTGCTGTCGTAGGTGATTCCGGTCGAAAGCCCCGGGACGACCTTCCAGCCTGGGCCGGGGTCGGTGTCCGGGGCGGTCTGCGCGTCACTGCCGATCGACGGTCGCACGACGGATGGATCCGTTGTCTGTGCGAGCGCGGCGTCCTGCCATGAGACGGCCAGGGCCGCGGATATGGCGGCACACAGGATGCGTGCCGACCGTGCGTGGGCGTGCGGGTGTTTCATACCTTCCGCGTGCCCTGATTGAATCGCAAGTACATGTGTCGCCCCCTGTGGCTTGGGGGGCATGTTCGCGACGCGATCCGGCGGAGGATTTGACGCGCGTCAACTGATCCTGAAGGTCGGAGGAATCGTTGCTTTTGTTGATTCTGGTCAAGGTGTATGGGGCGCGTTCGTTTCTCCGGAGAGCTGCCCGGGAGTGGGGCTGTCGTGGGAGGTCGCAGCTTTCCGCGGCGCGCCTCCATCAGGGGCAGACGATGCGCGCCCCGGTGGGGGTGTGGCCGGGGTGGTCGGACCTGCTCGACGCGCGGCCGGGAAGAGGCTGTCCCGGACGCGACGGGTGCGCGAGTGGCGCATGCCCGGAAGCGCGTGTGGGGGGATTGCCTTTCCGCCAAGGGTCGGTCCGTAGCGCGTGGTGGGGAGGGTGATGCTTGACTCTAGACCTGACTCAAGGGTCTAGACTTCCGGGCATGGACACGAATGCTCCCCTCACCATCGGAGCCGTCGCCAGGCGCGCCGGCGTTCCCATCGACACCATCCGCTACTACGAGCGCGAAGGGCTGCTGCCCGAACCGCTGCGCCGCGCCTCCGGCTACCGCAGCTACGGCGAGAGTGCGGTGGCGCAGTTGCGCTTCATCCGGCGCGCCAAGGATCTCGGCTTCACGCTGGAGGAGATCCGCGAGCTGTTGGCACTGTCGCGTGACCGCCAGCGCGGCGTGAAGGCGGTGAAGCAGCGTGCGCAGCAGCGGCTGGCGGCGATCGAGGCGCGCATCGCCGAGCTGCAGCGCGTGCGCGACGGCCTGGTGGAGCTGGTCGCCTCGTGCCCTGGGCATGGCGCGCCCGAGCAGTGTCCGATCCTGCGCGCGCTCAACGACGGGGAGAGTGCCTGATGCAGAACGCATCCTCCGTTTGCCACGGCGGCACGTCCGCCCACGCCGCGATCGACCCGGTCTGCGGCATGACCGTCGATACCACGGCCGGCAAACCAAACACGGTGCACGACGGGCAGACCTTCCACTTCTGCTGCAACGGTTGCAAGGCGAAGTTCGAGGCGGACCCGGCGAAATATCTGGCGGCGAAGCCGGTGGCGGGTGACTGCTGCGGCGGCAAGTCGGCCGTGTCCGCACCGTCCGGACACGCACACGATCACGGTCATGCGCATATGGCGAAGGATCCGGTCTGCGGCATGACCGTGGACCCGCATACCGCAAAGCATCGCGCCGAACACGCGGGCCACACGTATTACTTCTGTGCCGATCGCTGCCGCGCGAAATTCGTGGCCGAACCCGAGGCGTACCTCGGCGAACGCAAGGCCGCCGCGCCGGCACCGGCCGGTGCGATCTACACCTGTCCGATGCATCCGGAGGTGCAGCAGGTCGGCCCCGGCGACTGCCCCAAGTGCGGCATGGCGCTGGAGCCGATGATGCCGACAGCCGAGAACGACGGCAGCGAGCTGCGGGCGATGGCCCGCCGCTTCTGGACGCTGGTGGCGCTCACCGCGCCGGTGTTCGTGGTGGCCATGCTGCCGCATCTCACCGGTTGGCACCTGCCGTCGCCGTGGGATGTGGTGGCCGGCTGGGGCGAGGCGTTGCTGGCCAGCGTGGTGGTGCTGTGGGGCGGGGCGCCGTTCTTCAGGCGCGGCTGGAACTCGCTTCGTCCCTGGTCGCCGAACATGTACACGCTGATCGCGCTGGGCACGGGCGTGGCCTGGATCTACAGCGCGGTGGCGTTCCTCGTGCCCGGGGTGTTTCCGGCCAGCTTCCGCGACATGCATGGTCGCGTCGCGGTGTATTTCGAATCGGCGGCGGTGATCGTCACCCTGGTCACGCTGGGCGATTTCCTGGAGCTGCGTGCGCGCCGGCGCACCGGCGAGGCCTTGAAGGCACTGCTCGGGCTGGCACCGAAGATCGCGCACCGGCTGGGTGCGGACGGTATCGAATCCGACGTGCCGCTGGACGCGGTGCAGCCGGGCGACACGTTGCGCGTGCGGCCGGGCGAGAAGGTGCCGGTGGACGGCGTGGTGATCGATGGCGAGAGCCACGTCGATGAATCCATGCTCACCGGCGAGCCGATGCCGGTGGCCAAGGTGGCGGGCGACGTGCTCACCGGCGGCACGGTCAATCAGGACGGCACGGTGCGCATGCGCGCCGAAAAGGTGGGCAGCGAGACGGTGCTGTCGCAGATCGTGGCGCTGGTCGCCGCCGCCCAGCGCAGCCGCGCGCCGCTGCAGCGGGTCGCCGACAAGGTGGCCGAGTGGTTCGTGCCGATCGTGGTCGCCTGCGCGCTGATCGCGTTCGCGCTGTGGGCCTGGCTGGGGCCGGACCCTCGGATGACGCGCGCGCTGATCGCCGCCGTGTCGGTGCTGATCATCGCCTGCCCCTGTGCGCTGGGTCTGGCCACGCCGATCTCGATCATGGTCGCCAGCGGTCGCGGCGCGCATCTGGGCGTGCTGTTCAAGGATGCCGGCAGCATCGAGGCGATGCGTGACATCGACACGCTGGTAGTGGACAAGACCGGTACGCTGACCGAGGGCAAGCCCGCATTGCGCGAACTGGTGCCGTTGGGTGGGCGCTCGCGCGATCGGCTGCTGGTGCTCGCCGCCGCGCTGGAGGCACCGAGCGAACACCCGCTGGCCCGCGCGATCGTGCAGGCGGTCGGGCAGGAAGCGCTGCCCGCGGTGGAGGATTTCCGCAGCATCGCCGGGCAGGGTGTGCAGGGGCGCATCGACGGCCAGGTCGTGGCGCTGGGCAACCGGGCGATGATGCGGGCCTTGTCGGTCGACGTGGACACCGGCGCCGTGACCCGTGCCGACCAGTTGCGCGGCGAGGGGGCAACGGTGATGTACCTGGCGCTCGAGGGTGTGCTGGCCGGATTGATCGCGTTGTCCGACCGCCTGAAGGACGGTGCGGCCGAGGCGATCCGTCACCTGCACGCCGGGGGCCTGCAGCTGGTGATGCTCACCGGCGACCACCTGTTGAGCGCTCAGGCGGTGGCGCGTGAGCTGGGCATCGACGAGGTGCATGCGGAGGTGTCGCCTGCGGGCAAGGCTGCGGTGGTGCAGTCGCTCAGGAGGAGCGGTCGTCGCGTGGCGATGGCCGGCGATGGCATCAACGACGCGCCGGCGCTGGCTGCGGCCAACGTCGGCATCGCCATGGGCACCGGCACCGACGTGGCGATGGAGAGCGCCCAGGTGACCCTGGTGAAGGGCGACCTGGCCGGCATCGTGCGGGCGCGGGCGCTGTCGCGCGCCACGGTGCGCAACATCCACCAGAACCTGTTCTTCGCGTTCGTCTACAACGGCATCGGCGTGCCGCTGGCGGCCGGCGCGCTGTATCCGTGGCTGGGACTGATGCTGTCGCCGATGGTCGCCGCGCTGGCCATGAGCTTCAGCTCGGTGTCGGTGGTGAGCAACGCGCTGCGCCTGCGCTCGGCACGGCTGTGATGCGCTGGTGACGTCTGTCACCGGCGGTCGCTGACGGAACGGACTGCCGCGGGAGAGGGCGTCGCTCGATGATGTTCCCACGCCAATCGCGGCGAGGGAGCACACGCATGAACACCATCAATGACACCCGCAGCCT is part of the Dyella thiooxydans genome and harbors:
- a CDS encoding outer membrane beta-barrel protein is translated as MRPSIGSDAQTAPDTDPGPGWKVVPGLSTGITYDSNVYATPNQPRGDELFSVSPSLRVQKQGEGRSLTLTASGTETRYHHYPSENSTDYQIDATGRQRVDAYGDIFGGLGYSRAHEDRTSPDDVLGKRPTVFTDASAHIGLTQRWSPVSLTVGTTLDHLIFNNVTSAAGEAIDNTDRSRNVVGVGLRLGYGISQHLDLFVQGTYDERNYLRKIDDYGYRRDSRGDSWVIGVATRDTRSVRGELYAGWLSQRYADPRLSRITAPTVGARVLWKMSPQTTLDASVDRSAQETTLPGASGYLDTNVGLHISRDIGDRFSAHAGVDVTRSEFRGLGRRDDLYDGSFGLSYRLHRYWQIDASYQLLQRHSNIPDASYYRNAIYLGVRMDGGARAFASDGAPAATTEGSAVAHDLYLGAAVGYGNVDTRVTGTRGEHGTYRGDFAGSGYLRSVFVGYGLSLDRWYLGAEAMIAPSRIDWAHEKTPSSRIFSTEQRRDTSVSLLAGPILPGNALLFASAGRTRTRFDSAYAVEDGTASSQSDTRWSNTYGAGIDVPLTRHLFARARYDVAHYRGYDVANESGSDRFADSSGQFQFGLGWRLTAVPREAGMEHTLDGFYAGAQGGDNRFGSTLDAVQRQAEIPPVTNLRTDFGGRGMDFGAFAGYGHAFGPMYAGVEVEGDASDSGWYHEKQPGGRDFSIEGRASYGASLRLGYATDRGALVYLRAGRVRGRFHTTYVKGENSSAWVDRNDTRRGDRFGIGIEAPLWKAAFVRLDYAATRYDAIAFTTAQAQADQLRFIHWQYLARIGIGVRF
- a CDS encoding heavy metal-responsive transcriptional regulator, whose amino-acid sequence is MDTNAPLTIGAVARRAGVPIDTIRYYEREGLLPEPLRRASGYRSYGESAVAQLRFIRRAKDLGFTLEEIRELLALSRDRQRGVKAVKQRAQQRLAAIEARIAELQRVRDGLVELVASCPGHGAPEQCPILRALNDGESA
- a CDS encoding heavy metal translocating P-type ATPase, with the protein product MQNASSVCHGGTSAHAAIDPVCGMTVDTTAGKPNTVHDGQTFHFCCNGCKAKFEADPAKYLAAKPVAGDCCGGKSAVSAPSGHAHDHGHAHMAKDPVCGMTVDPHTAKHRAEHAGHTYYFCADRCRAKFVAEPEAYLGERKAAAPAPAGAIYTCPMHPEVQQVGPGDCPKCGMALEPMMPTAENDGSELRAMARRFWTLVALTAPVFVVAMLPHLTGWHLPSPWDVVAGWGEALLASVVVLWGGAPFFRRGWNSLRPWSPNMYTLIALGTGVAWIYSAVAFLVPGVFPASFRDMHGRVAVYFESAAVIVTLVTLGDFLELRARRRTGEALKALLGLAPKIAHRLGADGIESDVPLDAVQPGDTLRVRPGEKVPVDGVVIDGESHVDESMLTGEPMPVAKVAGDVLTGGTVNQDGTVRMRAEKVGSETVLSQIVALVAAAQRSRAPLQRVADKVAEWFVPIVVACALIAFALWAWLGPDPRMTRALIAAVSVLIIACPCALGLATPISIMVASGRGAHLGVLFKDAGSIEAMRDIDTLVVDKTGTLTEGKPALRELVPLGGRSRDRLLVLAAALEAPSEHPLARAIVQAVGQEALPAVEDFRSIAGQGVQGRIDGQVVALGNRAMMRALSVDVDTGAVTRADQLRGEGATVMYLALEGVLAGLIALSDRLKDGAAEAIRHLHAGGLQLVMLTGDHLLSAQAVARELGIDEVHAEVSPAGKAAVVQSLRRSGRRVAMAGDGINDAPALAAANVGIAMGTGTDVAMESAQVTLVKGDLAGIVRARALSRATVRNIHQNLFFAFVYNGIGVPLAAGALYPWLGLMLSPMVAALAMSFSSVSVVSNALRLRSARL